One window of Rhizobium leguminosarum genomic DNA carries:
- a CDS encoding phosphotransferase, whose translation MTPEDRIHALGIWQGPIEISPISGGITNRNYLVSDAVARCVVRLGTDIPIHHISRQNELAASRAAHAAGISPAVIHHSPGVLVLEYIEARALSPEDVRTPDMLARIVPLIRACHHDIARHFRGQAMIFWVFHVIRDYAASLKESGSPYLPLLPTLIARAETLEAAAGPFEIAFGHNDLLAANFLDDGKRLWLIDWDYAGFNTPLFDLGGLASNNELSEVAERMMLKTYFDRPLTDDLSRRYGAMKCASLLRETLWSMISEIHSTIDFDYSGYTAENLARFERAYQAFEQEQ comes from the coding sequence ATGACGCCTGAAGATAGGATTCATGCGCTCGGCATTTGGCAGGGCCCGATCGAAATCTCGCCGATCTCAGGCGGCATCACCAACCGGAACTATCTGGTCAGCGACGCCGTCGCGCGCTGTGTGGTGAGGCTCGGCACCGATATTCCGATCCATCACATCAGCCGCCAGAACGAGCTTGCCGCAAGCCGTGCGGCGCATGCCGCCGGCATATCGCCTGCCGTCATCCACCATTCGCCCGGCGTGCTGGTGCTCGAATATATCGAAGCGCGAGCGCTTTCGCCGGAGGATGTCAGGACGCCTGATATGCTCGCCCGGATCGTTCCGCTCATCCGTGCCTGCCATCACGACATCGCCCGGCATTTCCGCGGCCAGGCGATGATCTTCTGGGTCTTCCACGTCATCCGCGACTACGCTGCCAGTCTGAAGGAGTCGGGCAGTCCCTATCTCCCGCTGCTGCCGACGCTAATCGCCAGGGCTGAGACGCTGGAAGCAGCGGCAGGGCCGTTCGAGATCGCCTTCGGGCATAACGACCTGCTGGCCGCGAACTTTCTTGATGACGGCAAGCGGCTCTGGCTGATCGACTGGGACTATGCTGGCTTCAACACGCCGCTGTTCGATCTCGGCGGACTGGCCTCCAACAACGAACTGTCGGAAGTGGCTGAGCGCATGATGCTGAAGACCTATTTCGACCGGCCGCTGACCGATGACCTCAGCCGGCGCTACGGCGCGATGAAATGCGCCTCGCTGCTGCGCGAGACGCTCTGGAGCATGATTTCGGAAATCCATTCCACCATCGATTTCGACTATTCCGGCTATACGGCCGAAAATCTCGCGCGCTTCGAACGCGCCTATCAAGCCTTTGAGCAGGAACAATAA
- a CDS encoding ABC transporter ATP-binding protein: MATSVVLQKVEKRYGAMDVIHGIDLTIDPGEFVVFVGPSGCGKSTLLRMIAGLEEISGGGLLLDNERMNEVAPAKRGIAMVFQSYALYPHMSVYKNLAFGLETAGYKKAEIQPKVKRAAEILQIEKLLERKPKALSGGQRQRVAIGRAIVREPRIFLFDEPLSNLDAELRVQMRVEISRLHRQLGNTMIYVTHDQVEAMTMADKIVVLNSGRIEQVGAPLDLYNNPANRFVAGFIGSPKMNFLRARIEQVGETETSIHVCGNSVRLPRRLKGEAGQDVTFGIRPEHLSLAEGAIALSTVNIDLVENLGGATMLYTTTPDSQLLTVALDGQQKVERGANVKTSFDPARCHVFDAAGKTI, encoded by the coding sequence ATGGCAACCAGTGTCGTTCTTCAGAAGGTCGAGAAGCGCTACGGCGCGATGGATGTGATCCATGGCATCGACCTGACGATCGATCCCGGCGAATTCGTCGTTTTCGTCGGTCCCTCCGGCTGCGGAAAATCGACCCTTCTGCGCATGATCGCCGGTCTCGAGGAAATATCGGGCGGCGGGCTGCTGCTCGACAACGAGCGCATGAACGAGGTGGCGCCCGCCAAGCGCGGCATCGCCATGGTCTTCCAGTCCTACGCCCTCTATCCCCATATGTCGGTCTACAAGAACCTCGCCTTCGGCCTGGAGACTGCGGGTTACAAGAAGGCCGAGATCCAGCCGAAGGTCAAACGCGCCGCCGAGATCCTGCAGATCGAGAAGCTGCTGGAGCGCAAGCCGAAGGCGCTCTCCGGCGGCCAGCGTCAGCGTGTCGCGATCGGCCGGGCCATCGTGCGCGAGCCGCGCATCTTCCTGTTCGACGAACCGCTGTCGAACCTCGATGCCGAATTGCGCGTGCAGATGCGCGTCGAGATTTCGCGCCTGCACCGGCAGCTCGGCAACACGATGATCTATGTCACCCATGACCAGGTCGAAGCCATGACGATGGCCGACAAGATCGTGGTGCTCAACTCCGGCCGCATCGAGCAGGTCGGCGCGCCCCTCGATCTCTACAACAACCCGGCCAACCGCTTTGTCGCCGGCTTCATCGGCAGCCCGAAAATGAATTTCCTGCGGGCCCGCATCGAGCAGGTCGGCGAGACGGAAACCAGCATCCATGTCTGCGGCAATTCGGTTCGCCTGCCGCGCCGACTGAAAGGCGAGGCAGGCCAGGACGTCACCTTCGGCATCCGTCCCGAGCATCTTTCCCTCGCCGAGGGCGCCATCGCACTGTCGACCGTCAACATCGATCTCGTCGAAAATCTCGGCGGCGCCACCATGCTTTACACCACGACGCCCGATAGCCAGCTCCTGACCGTTGCGCTCGACGGCCAGCAGAAGGTCGAGCGCGGCGCCAATGTGAAGACTTCCTTCGATCCGGCCCGCTGTCACGTCTTCGATGCCGCTGGCAAAACGATCTAA
- a CDS encoding carbohydrate ABC transporter permease, with translation MTEMTASVTAARPPSDITKRSLPASLIIHALLIAASLLMVYPLLWMVSASVRPETEIFSSTSLIPSSIDFSSYARGWVGLDVSFGRFFWNSLVISLLVVAGNVIACSLTAFAFARLRFAGRNFWFAIMLGTLMIPYHVTLIPQYVLFLNLGWVNTILPLVVPKFLASDAFFIFLMVQFFRGIPRELDEAAMMDGCSAWRIYWKIMLPLSLPVLATAAIFSFIWTWDDFFGPLIYLNDMNTYTIQLGLRTFVDSTSASDWGGLFAMSTLTLVPVFFFFLFFQRLLIEGIATTGMKR, from the coding sequence ATGACTGAGATGACCGCTTCCGTCACCGCGGCCAGGCCGCCATCGGATATCACCAAACGCAGCCTGCCGGCGTCGCTCATCATCCACGCCCTGCTGATTGCCGCTTCGCTTCTCATGGTCTATCCGCTGTTGTGGATGGTTTCGGCATCGGTCAGGCCGGAAACCGAGATCTTCTCGTCGACCTCGCTCATCCCGTCGTCGATCGATTTCTCCTCCTATGCCCGCGGCTGGGTCGGCCTCGATGTCAGCTTCGGCCGGTTCTTCTGGAATTCACTCGTCATCTCGCTGCTGGTGGTGGCGGGCAATGTCATCGCCTGTTCGCTGACGGCCTTCGCCTTTGCCCGGCTGCGTTTTGCCGGCCGCAATTTCTGGTTCGCGATCATGCTCGGCACGCTGATGATCCCCTATCACGTGACGCTGATCCCGCAATATGTGCTCTTCCTCAACCTCGGCTGGGTCAATACCATTCTGCCGCTCGTCGTGCCGAAGTTCCTGGCAAGCGATGCCTTCTTCATCTTCCTGATGGTACAGTTCTTCCGCGGCATCCCGCGCGAACTCGACGAAGCCGCGATGATGGACGGCTGCAGCGCCTGGCGCATCTACTGGAAGATCATGCTGCCGCTGTCGCTGCCGGTGCTGGCAACGGCTGCGATCTTCTCCTTCATCTGGACCTGGGACGATTTCTTCGGGCCGCTGATCTACCTGAACGACATGAACACCTATACGATCCAGCTCGGCCTGCGCACCTTCGTGGATTCCACCAGCGCATCGGATTGGGGCGGCTTGTTCGCCATGTCGACGCTGACGCTCGTGCCGGTGTTCTTCTTCTTCCTGTTCTTCCAGCGCCTGCTGATCGAGGGCATCGCCACGACGGGCATGAAGCGTTGA
- a CDS encoding Gfo/Idh/MocA family protein has translation MAVTGKSDMSIKTVAIVGCGIGRSHIVEGYLPHADKFKVVAICDLNGERLAAVGDEFGIERRTTSFAELLADDTIDIIDICTPPGIHLEQVVAALAAGKHVVCEKPLTGSLAAVDTIMAAEKAAKGVLMPIFQYRYGDGIQKAKRIIDAGIAGKAYTASVETFWLRKPEYYAVPWRGKWATELGGVLVTHALHLHDMMMHLMGPAARVFGRVATRVNDIEVEDCASASLLMESGAFVSLSCTLGSQEQLSRLRLHFENVTFESNHAPYTPGKDPWKIIAANDDVQQRIDRVVSDWQPVAPRFTTQMGQFHAFLSGHGPLPVTTVDARRALELVTAIYQSSDSGAEVPLPVGPDSPKYADWRARTK, from the coding sequence ATGGCGGTCACGGGAAAGAGTGACATGAGCATCAAAACGGTTGCGATCGTCGGCTGCGGTATCGGCCGATCCCACATTGTCGAGGGTTATCTGCCACATGCCGACAAGTTCAAGGTCGTGGCGATCTGCGACCTGAACGGAGAGCGCCTGGCGGCAGTCGGCGACGAGTTCGGCATCGAACGGCGCACCACCTCCTTTGCGGAGTTGCTCGCCGACGACACGATCGACATCATCGATATTTGCACCCCTCCAGGCATCCATCTGGAACAGGTGGTGGCTGCCCTTGCCGCCGGCAAACATGTCGTTTGCGAAAAGCCGCTGACCGGCTCGCTTGCCGCCGTCGATACCATCATGGCAGCGGAGAAAGCCGCCAAAGGCGTGCTGATGCCAATCTTCCAGTATCGCTACGGCGACGGCATCCAGAAGGCCAAGCGGATCATCGACGCCGGTATTGCCGGCAAAGCCTATACGGCCTCGGTCGAAACCTTCTGGCTGCGTAAGCCGGAATATTACGCCGTGCCCTGGCGCGGCAAATGGGCGACGGAACTCGGCGGCGTGCTCGTCACCCATGCGCTGCATCTGCACGACATGATGATGCATCTGATGGGCCCGGCGGCAAGGGTCTTCGGCCGTGTCGCCACCCGCGTCAACGATATCGAGGTCGAGGATTGCGCCTCCGCCAGCCTGCTGATGGAAAGCGGCGCCTTTGTCTCGCTGTCCTGCACGCTGGGTTCGCAGGAACAGTTGAGCCGGCTGAGGCTGCACTTCGAGAACGTCACGTTCGAAAGCAACCACGCGCCCTACACACCAGGCAAGGATCCCTGGAAGATTATCGCGGCGAATGACGACGTCCAGCAACGGATCGACCGGGTGGTCAGCGATTGGCAGCCGGTCGCGCCGCGTTTCACCACCCAGATGGGCCAGTTCCACGCCTTCCTCAGCGGCCATGGGCCGCTGCCGGTGACGACGGTGGATGCACGCCGGGCGCTGGAACTCGTCACCGCCATCTACCAGTCTTCCGATAGCGGCGCCGAAGTGCCGCTGCCGGTCGGCCCCGATAGTCCGAAATACGCCGATTGGCGCGCAAGAACGAAGTAA